One window from the genome of Pantoea cypripedii encodes:
- a CDS encoding membrane-targeted effector domain-containing toxin: MENNRIALSRSVTPATSPMIPAIQRPLSVIAPMRLNNVQLQPASFRTQPPSLRIDNPLISRASPAVPNMPTAPVPVDRIHLAHSSRSSPVGARQILPTHLMSSARSKNSQCIRPSARLTSLPPVIAQPSTSTAPPECHKFNQTDYEVPEKNRIIMGRLIHQKHRLSIEYSQTDYSEEQVKKGFFTLRDKLLKNATTHLPDLCLRKARPVMPDLAINDSPHTWIKKIYKKTDGMILGEFHGDFASKKFLIKNMSFLKRHGIKTLYMEHLLTDMHQNELDLYFSPKTKTIPSRLKHYLECLNEGFDIRSKYNFLKLIESAKEQGIRVQAIDAAASYYIDKVRAATNCRIRMMNYYAQGIINAHQEKEHGKWVALVGNQHANTFEMITGLAELTNGIGIRIKETEGKTAVIQPDKGEITLSSSSNIPAMEYNFIKSDFILTMPDKKRTRIGLSDNETERKLETGDFTIDTEKSMLKHRSRDGSIVNTPLSQDPDGSWFINKPDWKSINNTRYISVQDLVNDLKNTMRMNLVYSLK; encoded by the coding sequence ATGGAAAACAACCGTATTGCGCTTTCACGTTCAGTCACACCCGCCACCTCACCCATGATTCCCGCAATTCAGAGACCGTTATCCGTTATCGCGCCGATGCGTCTGAATAATGTGCAGTTACAGCCCGCCTCTTTCCGAACGCAGCCGCCGTCTTTGCGCATCGATAACCCGCTGATAAGCCGGGCAAGCCCTGCGGTCCCAAACATGCCCACAGCACCTGTTCCCGTCGACCGCATCCACCTTGCGCATTCCTCACGCAGCAGCCCTGTTGGCGCGCGACAAATTTTACCCACTCATTTAATGAGTTCCGCCCGGAGTAAGAACTCGCAATGTATACGCCCCTCAGCCAGATTGACTTCACTGCCCCCCGTCATTGCGCAACCATCCACATCGACCGCCCCACCGGAGTGCCACAAATTTAACCAGACTGATTACGAAGTGCCTGAAAAAAACCGAATAATAATGGGCAGATTAATACATCAAAAACACAGACTCAGTATTGAATACTCTCAGACCGATTATTCAGAAGAACAGGTTAAAAAGGGGTTTTTCACTCTCCGGGATAAGTTATTAAAAAATGCCACAACCCATCTCCCCGACTTATGCCTGAGAAAAGCAAGGCCAGTCATGCCCGACCTGGCAATAAATGATTCACCACACACCTGGATTAAAAAAATATACAAGAAAACTGATGGCATGATTCTGGGAGAGTTTCATGGCGATTTCGCCAGCAAGAAATTTCTTATAAAAAACATGTCATTTTTAAAGCGACACGGCATTAAAACCTTATATATGGAACATCTGCTGACAGACATGCATCAGAACGAACTGGATCTTTATTTTTCACCCAAAACTAAAACAATACCTTCCAGACTGAAGCATTACCTTGAATGTTTGAATGAAGGTTTTGATATCAGAAGTAAATACAACTTTCTCAAATTAATAGAATCCGCAAAAGAACAGGGTATCAGGGTGCAGGCAATTGACGCTGCCGCCAGCTATTATATTGATAAAGTAAGGGCCGCGACAAACTGCCGAATCCGCATGATGAATTATTATGCCCAGGGTATTATTAATGCCCATCAGGAAAAGGAGCATGGCAAGTGGGTTGCCTTAGTCGGAAATCAACATGCCAATACTTTTGAAATGATAACCGGTCTGGCTGAGCTGACTAACGGCATTGGTATCAGGATAAAAGAAACAGAGGGTAAGACCGCCGTTATCCAGCCGGACAAGGGTGAGATTACATTATCTTCATCGTCGAATATTCCGGCGATGGAATATAACTTTATTAAGTCAGATTTTATCCTGACAATGCCCGACAAAAAAAGAACCAGGATTGGATTATCCGACAACGAGACAGAGAGAAAACTGGAGACAGGGGATTTTACTATCGATACTGAAAAGTCAATGTTGAAACATCGTTCCCGTGATGGTTCGATTGTGAATACCCCTCTCAGCCAGGATCCTGACGGGAGCTGGTTTATTAACAAGCCTGACTGGAAGAGCATAAATAATACGCGTTATATCTCTGTTCAGGATTTGGTAAACGATTTAAAAAATACGATGAGAATGAACCTGGTGTACAGTCTGAAATGA
- a CDS encoding zinc-dependent alcohol dehydrogenase family protein — protein sequence MTAAENVALIFRQFGHPPEVLACENHLLMPPAATLLRVQMQFAPVNASDLIPVTGAYRHRVMPPRVAGYEGVGTVIAAPATYQHLLGKRVLPLRGPGTWQRFVDIDPALAVPVPDDIDSPLAARAYINPLAALLMLQHWSPAGKDILLTAGGSTCAQLLAQWAQQRGARRVTSIYRAPQHAKTLQRLGIHAVQQDHQDTIRQLAAGADLVFDAVGGALGQLIWQTLHAEAHFVAYGVLTGQPVRVNASLPALHWFHVRHFLDALTPQAWQQLFVEIWSLLRESECGEVTVFPLEQWQNAIACYYQSGREKKPLLQIHL from the coding sequence ATGACTGCCGCTGAGAATGTCGCGTTAATTTTCCGGCAGTTTGGCCATCCCCCTGAAGTCCTCGCCTGCGAAAATCATCTCCTTATGCCGCCAGCAGCGACGTTGCTGCGTGTGCAGATGCAATTCGCGCCGGTGAATGCCTCCGATCTCATCCCTGTTACCGGTGCCTATCGCCATCGGGTAATGCCACCCAGGGTGGCCGGTTATGAGGGCGTCGGTACGGTGATCGCCGCCCCGGCCACGTATCAACATCTGCTCGGTAAACGGGTATTACCGCTGCGTGGTCCAGGCACCTGGCAACGCTTTGTGGATATCGATCCAGCGCTTGCGGTGCCGGTACCGGATGATATCGATAGCCCGCTGGCCGCCCGCGCTTATATCAATCCACTGGCGGCGCTGCTGATGTTGCAACACTGGTCCCCTGCCGGGAAAGATATTTTGCTGACAGCCGGGGGATCAACCTGTGCGCAGCTGCTGGCGCAATGGGCGCAACAGCGCGGGGCTCGTCGCGTCACCTCCATCTATCGCGCGCCACAACATGCTAAGACCTTACAACGGCTGGGCATCCACGCGGTGCAGCAGGATCATCAGGATACGATCCGCCAGCTGGCAGCGGGTGCCGATTTGGTGTTTGATGCGGTCGGCGGTGCGCTGGGGCAATTGATCTGGCAAACGTTGCACGCTGAGGCGCATTTCGTCGCCTATGGCGTGCTCACCGGCCAACCGGTAAGGGTTAATGCGTCTCTGCCTGCTTTACACTGGTTTCATGTACGGCATTTTCTCGATGCCCTGACGCCTCAGGCCTGGCAGCAATTATTTGTCGAAATCTGGTCGCTATTGCGTGAGAGTGAATGCGGGGAGGTCACAGTTTTTCCGCTGGAGCAATGGCAGAATGCGATCGCCTGTTATTATCAGTCCGGTCGAGAGAAAAAGCCGCTACTGCAAATTCATCTCTGA
- a CDS encoding CTP synthase C-terminal region-related (seleno)protein: MTQSVRVALVGDYRASAVAHQAIPPAVQLAAQHLNLNVTADWIATPEINIAAFADYDAIWVVPGSPYQNDAGVFATIQWARENGKPFLGSCAGFQYAVVEYARNVLGWDDAAHAETDKEGRWVIAPLSCSLVEQRGEVTFKPDSRIAQAYAALQSDEGYHCNFGVNPEFSQALETQHLQITSWDLAGDVRGIELNDHPFFIATLFQSERAALQNRLSPLVVAWLQAAMR, from the coding sequence ATGACGCAGTCAGTTCGTGTCGCCCTTGTTGGCGATTACCGTGCCAGTGCCGTCGCGCACCAGGCCATTCCTCCTGCCGTTCAGCTTGCCGCACAACACCTTAACCTCAACGTCACCGCCGACTGGATCGCGACTCCCGAGATCAATATAGCTGCCTTCGCCGACTATGATGCGATCTGGGTAGTACCGGGCAGTCCCTATCAAAACGACGCTGGCGTCTTCGCCACCATTCAGTGGGCGCGTGAAAACGGCAAACCTTTCCTCGGTTCCTGCGCTGGTTTCCAGTATGCGGTAGTCGAGTATGCCCGTAATGTGCTGGGCTGGGATGATGCTGCCCACGCAGAAACCGATAAAGAGGGGCGCTGGGTGATTGCTCCCCTGAGTTGTTCACTGGTGGAGCAACGCGGTGAAGTGACCTTCAAACCTGATTCGCGTATTGCGCAGGCTTATGCAGCTCTGCAAAGTGATGAAGGTTATCACTGCAATTTCGGGGTGAATCCGGAGTTCAGTCAGGCGCTGGAAACGCAGCATCTGCAAATCACCTCATGGGATTTGGCCGGTGATGTGCGCGGCATTGAACTGAATGATCATCCGTTCTTTATTGCCACGCTGTTCCAGTCAGAACGCGCCGCGCTGCAAAACCGTCTGTCACCGCTGGTGGTGGCGTGGTTACAGGCGGCGATGCGTTAA
- the nth gene encoding endonuclease III, whose amino-acid sequence MNQDKRVQILTRLRDENPHPTTELNFTSPFELLIAVLLSAQATDVSVNKATAKLYPVANTPATILALGVDGVKEYIKTIGLFNSKAENVIKTCRILLEQHGGEVPEDRAALEALPGVGRKTANVVLNTAFGWPTIAVDTHIFRVSNRTRFAPGKNVEEVEEKLLKVVPKAFKVDCHHWLILHGRYTCVARKPRCGSCLIEDLCEFDAKTE is encoded by the coding sequence GTGAATCAGGACAAACGCGTACAAATTCTGACGCGCCTGCGCGATGAGAACCCCCATCCCACTACCGAGCTGAACTTCACTTCACCGTTTGAGTTATTAATTGCGGTGTTGTTATCGGCGCAAGCCACTGACGTTAGCGTCAATAAAGCCACCGCCAAACTCTACCCGGTGGCCAACACCCCCGCCACCATTCTGGCGCTGGGTGTGGATGGCGTGAAGGAGTACATCAAGACCATCGGCCTGTTTAACAGCAAGGCGGAAAACGTCATCAAGACCTGCCGTATTCTGCTGGAACAGCATGGCGGTGAAGTCCCGGAAGATCGTGCCGCGCTGGAAGCATTGCCTGGTGTCGGGCGTAAAACCGCCAATGTGGTGCTGAACACCGCTTTTGGCTGGCCCACCATTGCCGTCGATACCCATATTTTCCGCGTCAGCAACCGCACGCGTTTTGCGCCTGGCAAAAACGTTGAAGAAGTGGAAGAAAAGCTGCTGAAAGTGGTGCCGAAGGCATTTAAAGTCGATTGCCACCATTGGTTGATCCTGCACGGTCGCTACACTTGCGTGGCACGTAAACCCCGTTGCGGCTCCTGCCTGATTGAAGATCTGTGCGAGTTCGACGCCAAAACTGAGTAA
- the betB gene encoding betaine-aldehyde dehydrogenase, with amino-acid sequence MADITRRGLYINGQECPGNGPLFTSINPANGRVLAEVTAASREDVDRAVATAREGQRIWRGYTPVERSRVLLKAVALLRERNQLLAELETADTGKPISETAAVDIVTGADVLEYYAGLAPALQGEQIPLRETALVYTRREPLGVCAGIGAWNYPIQIALWKSAPALAAGNAMVFKPSEVTPLSALELAKIYSEAGLPDGVFNVVQGAGEVGQALSQHPRIDKVSFTGEVNTGKRVMADAALANLKEVTMELGGKSPLIVFEDAELDRAVDGALMANFYSSGQVCTNGTRVFVQRSMQAAFEQRLLEKMQGIRMGDPGDTAVNFGPLVSEQHCRKVESYLRLGKEQGARLLAGGHRVIEGPLARGCYIEPTVFSDCRDDMRIVREEIFGPVMSILTFDEEEEVITRANNTELGLAAGIFTRDLNRAHRVIHQLEAGICWINSWGESPAPMPVGGYKQSGLGRENGITTLQHYTRIKSVLIELGDYPSAF; translated from the coding sequence ATGGCTGATATCACGCGCCGCGGCTTATATATCAACGGTCAGGAGTGCCCGGGTAATGGGCCGCTGTTTACCAGCATCAACCCGGCAAACGGCAGGGTGCTGGCGGAAGTCACTGCGGCCAGTCGCGAAGATGTGGATCGTGCCGTCGCCACTGCGCGCGAGGGGCAGCGTATCTGGCGCGGTTACACCCCGGTGGAGCGCAGCCGTGTGCTGCTGAAAGCGGTGGCCTTACTGCGTGAGCGCAATCAGCTGCTGGCCGAGCTGGAAACCGCCGATACCGGTAAGCCGATCAGCGAAACCGCGGCGGTGGACATCGTCACCGGTGCTGACGTGCTCGAATATTATGCGGGGCTGGCCCCGGCGTTACAGGGGGAGCAGATCCCCCTGCGCGAAACCGCGCTGGTCTATACCCGACGTGAACCACTTGGCGTTTGTGCCGGTATTGGCGCATGGAACTACCCGATTCAAATTGCGCTATGGAAAAGCGCCCCGGCGCTGGCGGCAGGTAACGCTATGGTGTTTAAACCGAGTGAGGTGACGCCACTCAGCGCGCTGGAGCTGGCGAAAATCTACAGCGAAGCCGGGCTGCCGGATGGTGTATTTAACGTGGTGCAGGGCGCGGGCGAAGTGGGCCAGGCGCTGAGTCAGCATCCGCGCATCGACAAAGTTTCGTTCACCGGGGAAGTGAATACCGGCAAGCGGGTGATGGCCGATGCCGCGCTGGCGAATCTGAAGGAAGTCACCATGGAGCTGGGGGGCAAATCACCCTTAATCGTGTTTGAAGATGCCGAGCTGGATCGTGCCGTAGACGGCGCGCTGATGGCGAATTTCTACAGCAGCGGCCAGGTGTGCACCAACGGCACCCGCGTCTTTGTGCAGCGCAGTATGCAGGCCGCGTTTGAGCAGCGTCTGCTGGAGAAAATGCAGGGCATTCGCATGGGCGATCCGGGTGACACCGCGGTGAATTTTGGCCCACTGGTGAGCGAGCAGCACTGCCGCAAAGTGGAAAGTTATCTCCGGTTAGGTAAAGAGCAGGGCGCTCGTCTGCTGGCCGGTGGCCATCGTGTGATCGAGGGCCCGCTGGCGCGCGGCTGTTACATCGAACCGACGGTATTCAGCGATTGTCGTGATGATATGCGCATCGTGCGTGAAGAGATCTTTGGCCCGGTGATGAGCATTCTTACCTTCGACGAAGAAGAGGAAGTGATTACCCGAGCCAACAACACCGAGCTGGGGCTGGCCGCCGGGATTTTTACCCGTGACCTGAACCGTGCCCATCGTGTGATTCATCAGCTGGAAGCGGGTATCTGCTGGATTAACAGCTGGGGGGAATCACCTGCTCCGATGCCGGTAGGCGGGTATAAACAGTCGGGACTCGGTCGTGAAAACGGCATCACCACGCTGCAACACTACACGCGTATCAAATCGGTGTTGATTGAACTGGGTGACTACCCGAGCGCATTTTGA
- the dtpA gene encoding dipeptide/tripeptide permease DtpA produces MSTANKHTDEAVSLNAFKQPKAFYLIFSIELWERFGYYGLQAIMAVYLVKQLGMSEADSITLFTSFSALVYGLVAIGGWLGDKVLGTKRVIVLGVMVLALGYAFVAFSGHDTTMVYVGMATIAVGSGLFKANPSSLLSTCYEKDDPRIDGAFTMFYMSINIGSLFSMMLTPWLAAKYGWGAAFSLSVVGLVITLLNFLFCQRLVKSYGSKPDFAPLQINKLLMTLVGVVALVALATWLLHHQSIARMALGAIAIGIVLVFAKEAFALQGAARRKMIVAFLLMVEAIVFFVLYMQMPTSLNFFAIRNVEHAILGITFEPEQFQALNPFWIMLASPILAAVYNKMGDKLPMPHKFAIGMVLCSAAFLVLPFGAKFANDAGIVSVNWLIISYALQSVGELMISGLGLAMVAQLVPQRLMGFIMGSWFLTTAGAAMIAGKVANLMAVPNDVTDPHTSLAVYSHVFQQIGIATGVIAILMLITAPLLNRMTQDDAQTELQRANANS; encoded by the coding sequence GTGTCAACTGCAAACAAACACACTGATGAGGCAGTCAGCCTCAACGCGTTCAAGCAACCGAAAGCGTTCTATCTGATCTTCTCGATCGAACTGTGGGAACGTTTTGGTTACTACGGCCTGCAGGCCATTATGGCGGTCTACCTGGTGAAACAGCTGGGCATGTCTGAAGCAGACTCCATCACCCTGTTCACCTCGTTCAGCGCACTGGTTTACGGCCTGGTCGCCATTGGCGGCTGGCTGGGCGATAAAGTGCTGGGCACCAAACGTGTGATCGTACTGGGCGTGATGGTACTGGCGCTGGGTTATGCGTTCGTCGCGTTTTCTGGTCATGACACCACCATGGTGTACGTCGGTATGGCGACCATTGCGGTGGGTAGCGGTCTGTTTAAAGCTAACCCGTCATCACTGCTTTCAACCTGCTACGAGAAAGATGATCCGCGCATCGATGGCGCATTCACCATGTTTTACATGTCAATCAACATCGGTTCGCTGTTCTCGATGATGCTGACACCGTGGCTGGCAGCGAAATACGGCTGGGGTGCCGCTTTCTCCCTGTCCGTGGTGGGCCTGGTGATCACTCTGCTCAACTTCCTGTTCTGCCAGCGTCTGGTGAAAAGCTACGGTTCAAAACCGGACTTCGCCCCGCTGCAAATCAACAAACTGCTGATGACGCTGGTGGGTGTGGTCGCACTGGTGGCGCTGGCAACCTGGCTGCTGCATCATCAGAGCATTGCGCGCATGGCGCTGGGCGCGATCGCCATTGGTATCGTGCTGGTGTTTGCTAAAGAAGCCTTTGCGTTGCAGGGTGCGGCACGTCGCAAAATGATCGTCGCCTTCCTGCTGATGGTCGAAGCCATTGTGTTCTTCGTGCTGTATATGCAGATGCCGACCTCACTGAACTTCTTCGCGATTCGTAACGTGGAGCATGCCATCCTCGGCATTACCTTCGAACCGGAGCAATTCCAGGCACTGAATCCCTTCTGGATCATGCTTGCCAGCCCGATTCTGGCTGCGGTGTACAACAAGATGGGCGATAAACTGCCGATGCCGCACAAGTTTGCCATTGGTATGGTGCTGTGTTCAGCCGCCTTCCTGGTACTGCCGTTTGGTGCCAAATTCGCTAACGATGCCGGTATCGTGTCAGTCAACTGGCTGATCATCAGCTATGCGCTGCAGAGTGTCGGTGAGCTGATGATTTCTGGTCTGGGTCTGGCGATGGTGGCACAGCTGGTACCGCAGCGTCTGATGGGCTTCATCATGGGCTCCTGGTTCCTGACTACCGCAGGCGCGGCGATGATCGCCGGTAAAGTGGCTAACCTGATGGCCGTACCGAATGACGTGACCGATCCGCACACCTCACTGGCGGTGTACAGCCACGTGTTCCAGCAGATCGGCATCGCCACCGGTGTGATTGCTATCCTGATGCTGATCACTGCCCCGCTGCTGAATCGCATGACGCAGGATGATGCCCAGACGGAATTGCAGCGCGCTAACGCGAATTCATAA
- a CDS encoding electron transport complex subunit E, with product MSEAKNLLIGGLWKNNSALVQLLGLCPLLAVTSTATNALGLGLATTLVLTITNSAISASRRWVPADIRIPIYVMIIASVVSCVQMLINAYAHGLYQSLGIFIPLIVTNCIVVGRAEAVASKSSIPLSALDGFAIGMGATCAMVTLGSIREIIGSGTLFNGADQLLGPWAKVLRIEVVHFDSPMLLAMLPPGAFIGLGMLLAAKYLIDQKMKQRAANRAAVPVAEPQGQAEKAV from the coding sequence ATGAGTGAAGCGAAAAACTTACTGATCGGCGGCCTGTGGAAAAATAACTCCGCGCTGGTGCAGTTGCTTGGGCTTTGCCCGCTGCTGGCGGTGACCTCTACCGCCACCAACGCCCTCGGTCTTGGTCTGGCTACTACGCTGGTGCTGACCATTACCAACAGCGCCATTTCTGCCTCACGCCGCTGGGTGCCTGCCGATATCCGTATCCCGATTTACGTGATGATCATCGCCTCCGTGGTGAGCTGCGTGCAGATGCTGATTAACGCCTACGCCCACGGCTTGTACCAATCCCTCGGCATCTTTATCCCGCTGATTGTCACCAACTGCATCGTGGTTGGCCGCGCGGAAGCCGTTGCATCCAAAAGCAGCATTCCCCTTTCCGCGCTGGATGGCTTTGCCATCGGCATGGGAGCCACCTGCGCCATGGTGACGCTGGGTTCGATTCGCGAAATCATTGGCAGCGGCACCTTGTTTAATGGTGCGGATCAATTGCTTGGTCCCTGGGCCAAAGTGCTGCGCATTGAAGTGGTGCATTTCGATTCGCCAATGCTGCTGGCGATGCTGCCGCCGGGCGCGTTTATCGGCCTTGGTATGCTGCTGGCGGCCAAGTATCTGATCGACCAGAAAATGAAGCAGCGTGCGGCCAATCGCGCGGCGGTACCGGTGGCCGAACCTCAGGGCCAGGCGGAGAAAGCGGTGTGA
- a CDS encoding pyridoxamine 5'-phosphate oxidase family protein, producing MFHPGEQQAQQLAGFRQVRAAIYDQMPQQHQLFYAQLPYLLLAQRDHHGWPLAHLLMAAPGFVQPLDENHLAIQRSALQRAPLLVLPDEGDALAMLGIDFATRRRNRANGEVAALGPDHLVMRVRESFGNCPQYIHHYPWQVPAAGNIAVTAATHLNEEDQHLLARSQTFFIASGEPGGSMDISHRGGPAGFLRWHATGQLSFDDFPGNRYMNTLGNLLLDARCALLIPDWQQGSALHLQGEMTIDWEAKDGEGKAIRRLWFTPHRMMRLGAGACWIRP from the coding sequence ATGTTTCATCCCGGTGAACAACAGGCGCAGCAACTGGCAGGTTTTCGCCAGGTACGTGCTGCCATCTATGATCAGATGCCGCAGCAGCATCAGCTGTTTTATGCCCAGCTGCCTTATCTGTTGCTGGCGCAGCGCGACCATCATGGCTGGCCGCTGGCCCATTTGCTGATGGCGGCACCGGGTTTTGTGCAGCCGCTGGATGAAAACCACCTGGCAATCCAGCGTAGCGCGTTGCAACGTGCGCCTCTGCTGGTATTGCCGGATGAGGGCGATGCGCTGGCCATGCTCGGCATCGATTTCGCTACCCGCCGCCGTAATCGCGCGAATGGCGAGGTGGCGGCACTCGGCCCGGATCATCTGGTGATGCGGGTGCGCGAGAGTTTTGGTAACTGTCCACAATATATCCATCACTATCCCTGGCAAGTGCCTGCGGCGGGTAACATTGCGGTCACAGCGGCAACGCATCTGAATGAGGAAGATCAGCATCTGCTCGCTCGCAGCCAGACCTTTTTTATCGCCAGCGGCGAGCCGGGCGGCAGTATGGACATTTCCCATCGTGGTGGTCCGGCTGGGTTTCTGCGCTGGCATGCGACCGGGCAGCTGTCGTTTGATGATTTTCCCGGCAATCGTTATATGAACACGCTGGGGAATCTGTTGCTGGATGCGCGCTGTGCACTGCTCATCCCTGACTGGCAACAAGGCAGCGCACTGCATTTGCAGGGTGAAATGACCATCGACTGGGAAGCAAAAGATGGCGAGGGTAAAGCCATCCGCCGTTTATGGTTTACCCCGCATCGTATGATGCGTCTCGGAGCCGGGGCCTGTTGGATCAGGCCATAA
- the betI gene encoding transcriptional regulator BetI, producing the protein MPKVGMKAIRQAQLIQATLTVIDRVGLADASIAVIAKEAGVSTGIVSHYFGDKNGLLDACMRQILADLYLAVERQRRLVADTPEAQIRAIIDGNFDLSQMEAPVLTTWLVFWTNSLHHDNLQRLQRINDKRLWSNITAQFARVMPHEQARAAGSSLAALIDGLWLRMTLAPQPMEQGLTHARQLCYQNLALWLTAAGSTPS; encoded by the coding sequence ATGCCAAAAGTGGGAATGAAAGCCATTCGCCAGGCGCAATTGATTCAGGCGACCTTAACGGTGATCGACCGGGTGGGGCTGGCGGATGCCAGCATCGCGGTGATTGCCAAAGAAGCGGGCGTATCGACCGGCATCGTCAGCCATTACTTTGGCGACAAGAACGGCCTGCTCGACGCCTGCATGCGCCAGATTCTCGCCGACCTTTATCTGGCGGTAGAACGGCAGCGACGGCTGGTGGCCGACACGCCGGAAGCGCAGATCCGCGCCATCATTGATGGCAACTTTGATCTGTCGCAGATGGAAGCGCCGGTGCTCACCACCTGGCTGGTGTTCTGGACCAACAGCCTGCATCACGACAATTTGCAACGTTTGCAGCGTATTAACGACAAACGGCTGTGGTCGAATATCACCGCGCAGTTTGCACGCGTGATGCCGCACGAGCAGGCAAGGGCCGCAGGCAGCAGCCTGGCCGCATTAATTGATGGACTGTGGCTACGAATGACGCTGGCACCGCAGCCGATGGAACAGGGGCTGACGCATGCGCGCCAGCTTTGTTATCAGAATCTCGCCCTGTGGCTGACAGCCGCAGGATCAACACCATCCTGA
- the betA gene encoding choline dehydrogenase, whose amino-acid sequence MQKFDYIIIGAGSAGNVLATRLTEDADVSVLLLEAGGRDHRWDFRTQMPAALAYPLQGKRYNWAFETEPEPHMNHRRMECGRGKGLGGSSLINGMCYIRGNALDYDNWAKKPGLENWSYADCLPYFRKAEKRDAGANDYHGAEGYLSVTTAKAGNNPLYRAFVDAAKQAGHHETDDLNGYRQDGFGPMDRTVTPQGRRSSTARGYLDVAKQRANLTIITHAQTDRILFAGKTATGVCWQVNGQPHAAQAQREVLLCAGAIASPQILQRSGVGPAEWLSELDIDVVHALPGVGRNLQDHLEIYMQFRCKQPISLYPALQWWNQPAIGAEWLLKGTGVGASNQFEAGGFIRSDDQPDWPNLQYHFLPVAINYNGSSPVKEHGFQAHVGPMRSMSRGRVKLTSKHPYAAPSIFFNYMSEDRDWQEFRAAVRLTREIMRQPALAGYCGAEIQPGVAVQSDAQIDAFIRSHAETAYHPCGSCAMGYGEMDVVDNVGRVHGIQQLRVVDASVMPQITTGNLNAPTVMIAEKIADAIRSRTPLARSTADYYVQS is encoded by the coding sequence ATGCAGAAATTTGATTACATCATCATTGGCGCAGGTTCCGCTGGCAACGTGCTGGCAACCCGTTTAACCGAGGATGCTGACGTATCGGTACTGTTACTGGAGGCTGGCGGGCGCGATCACCGCTGGGACTTCCGTACCCAAATGCCAGCCGCCTTAGCCTATCCGTTACAGGGTAAGCGTTATAACTGGGCTTTTGAGACTGAGCCGGAACCCCATATGAACCACCGTCGCATGGAGTGTGGACGCGGTAAGGGACTGGGAGGATCGTCGCTCATCAACGGCATGTGTTATATCCGTGGCAACGCGCTGGATTACGACAACTGGGCGAAAAAGCCGGGGCTGGAGAACTGGTCCTATGCCGATTGTTTACCTTACTTCCGCAAAGCGGAAAAGCGTGATGCCGGGGCGAATGATTATCATGGAGCCGAGGGCTATCTCAGCGTCACCACTGCTAAAGCGGGTAACAATCCACTTTATCGTGCCTTTGTCGATGCGGCAAAGCAGGCCGGACACCATGAAACAGACGATCTCAACGGCTATCGTCAGGACGGTTTCGGTCCGATGGATCGCACCGTCACGCCGCAAGGTCGTCGTTCCAGCACCGCGCGCGGTTATCTGGATGTGGCGAAGCAGCGCGCGAATCTGACCATCATCACCCATGCACAAACCGACCGTATTTTATTCGCTGGCAAAACCGCCACCGGGGTGTGCTGGCAGGTCAATGGGCAGCCGCATGCAGCGCAGGCACAGCGTGAAGTGTTGTTATGTGCTGGCGCAATCGCTTCGCCACAGATTTTACAGCGTTCCGGCGTGGGTCCGGCAGAGTGGCTGAGTGAACTGGATATTGATGTGGTACACGCGCTACCGGGTGTCGGACGCAATTTGCAGGATCACCTCGAAATTTACATGCAATTTCGCTGTAAACAGCCCATCAGTCTTTACCCGGCTCTGCAATGGTGGAATCAACCGGCGATAGGGGCAGAATGGTTGCTGAAAGGCACTGGAGTAGGCGCAAGCAATCAGTTTGAAGCGGGGGGTTTTATCCGCAGCGACGATCAGCCGGACTGGCCGAATCTGCAATATCATTTCCTGCCGGTGGCGATTAACTACAACGGCAGCAGCCCGGTGAAGGAGCACGGTTTTCAGGCACATGTCGGGCCGATGCGTTCCATGAGTCGCGGCCGGGTGAAACTGACCTCGAAACACCCTTATGCGGCACCGTCGATCTTCTTTAATTACATGTCAGAGGATCGTGACTGGCAGGAATTCCGTGCTGCGGTACGACTGACGCGTGAAATCATGCGCCAGCCCGCGCTGGCCGGGTATTGCGGTGCCGAAATTCAGCCGGGTGTGGCGGTACAAAGTGATGCGCAGATTGATGCCTTTATTCGTTCGCATGCCGAAACCGCCTATCATCCGTGTGGCAGCTGCGCGATGGGTTACGGCGAGATGGATGTGGTAGATAACGTGGGCCGCGTGCATGGAATACAGCAGTTACGCGTGGTTGATGCCTCGGTTATGCCGCAAATCACCACCGGCAATCTGAATGCGCCGACGGTGATGATTGCGGAGAAAATCGCCGACGCGATCCGCAGCCGCACGCCACTGGCACGATCAACTGCGGATTATTACGTGCAGTCATAA